In one window of Paenarthrobacter nicotinovorans DNA:
- a CDS encoding GIY-YIG nuclease family protein: protein MSVGKSVRLFLADGTPGGLLAAEIMNWTGHVAAAPRSDLGALLKRPEASRTGIYILLGDDPDIMGGSLAYVGEGDDVGKRLYHHSRNEDQGGKDFWDRAIVLTSKDSNLTKAHARYLESRFISLAQEANRSRLTNGTAPPLLPLPESDVSDMEYFVAQAKIVLPVLGVNIFRTTTLRQPADPTDVAAPADPSISPIFEMFVKKYSIRATAQEVDGEFTVKKGSMARLSLTENSSNYELLHDELLNSGQLVQDSEDSAIFTQDIVFRSPSAAAAIVAGRAANGRVEWRIPGAGVNFGSWQNQDVESNFGGNES, encoded by the coding sequence GTGAGTGTCGGCAAATCGGTTCGACTCTTTCTGGCAGATGGGACGCCAGGCGGTCTTCTGGCAGCTGAAATCATGAACTGGACTGGTCACGTTGCTGCTGCCCCACGATCCGACCTCGGCGCCCTGCTGAAGCGCCCCGAAGCGTCACGAACGGGTATCTACATCCTTCTCGGAGACGATCCGGACATCATGGGTGGATCGCTTGCATATGTCGGCGAAGGCGATGATGTAGGCAAGCGTCTATATCATCACTCACGGAATGAGGATCAGGGCGGAAAAGACTTCTGGGATCGGGCAATCGTTCTCACGAGTAAGGATTCAAACCTAACCAAAGCACACGCCCGCTATTTGGAGTCTCGGTTCATCTCATTGGCGCAGGAGGCCAACCGTTCGCGGCTCACCAACGGCACAGCACCCCCTCTCCTACCACTTCCAGAGTCCGATGTATCGGACATGGAGTATTTCGTAGCACAGGCCAAAATCGTCTTGCCCGTACTAGGCGTCAACATCTTTCGAACGACGACACTCAGACAGCCGGCAGACCCGACGGACGTAGCGGCTCCGGCCGATCCTTCCATCTCGCCGATTTTCGAGATGTTCGTCAAGAAGTACAGCATCAGAGCAACGGCGCAAGAAGTGGATGGCGAGTTCACGGTAAAGAAGGGTTCAATGGCCCGTCTTTCCCTCACCGAGAACTCAAGCAACTATGAGTTACTCCACGACGAGCTCCTCAATAGCGGACAGCTTGTTCAGGACAGCGAAGACTCAGCTATCTTCACCCAGGATATCGTCTTCCGTAGCCCATCGGCTGCCGCAGCAATCGTGGCGGGCAGGGCAGCAAACGGCCGAGTTGAATGGCGTATTCCGGGCGCTGGCGTAAACTTCGGAAGCTGGCAGAATCAGGATGTTGAAAGTAATTTTGGGGGAAATGAATCATGA
- a CDS encoding restriction endonuclease subunit S, giving the protein MGTLTWQSTKLSDLATSVSSGTTTQRKTDARFTLYGSTGPIGLTDRAEFDGPSILVARVGANAGTVYQVDGRYGVSDNTLVVRLAPNHDVNFYTEVLRGMNLNTMVYGSGQPLVTGSMIKALHVPAISTAEQRRISGVLRVADTFISSLEGLIAKKQAIKQGMMQQLLTGKTRLPGFTEPWTKQHLGSVGSFLKGRGVKRDDVRSSGIPCLRYGELYTAFNDYTSFTNSFVSPDIAATALPLRTGDLLFAGSGETREEIGKCVAYIGPTPAVAGGDIVVLRGDGFNPVYLGLLANTSVVVEQKSRAGQGDAVVHISSRALADIEVDLPPRDEQDAIAEVVVDADREISLIRGRLAKAKSIKQGMMQELLTGRTRLRIMEPSA; this is encoded by the coding sequence ATGGGCACGTTGACCTGGCAAAGCACTAAGCTGTCCGATCTGGCGACGTCCGTCTCCTCGGGAACAACCACGCAGCGGAAGACAGACGCGCGGTTTACGCTTTATGGCTCAACCGGACCCATTGGCTTGACTGATAGGGCCGAGTTTGATGGCCCCTCGATCCTGGTAGCCCGAGTGGGAGCAAATGCTGGCACCGTTTATCAGGTGGACGGTCGCTACGGGGTTTCAGATAACACCCTGGTCGTGAGACTCGCACCGAATCATGACGTGAACTTCTACACGGAAGTGCTCCGCGGAATGAACCTAAACACTATGGTCTACGGATCTGGGCAGCCTCTCGTGACTGGTTCTATGATAAAAGCCCTCCACGTGCCGGCGATCTCAACAGCGGAACAAAGGCGCATTTCTGGGGTCCTTCGTGTCGCTGATACATTCATCAGTTCTCTAGAAGGCTTGATCGCCAAAAAGCAGGCAATCAAGCAAGGCATGATGCAGCAACTGCTCACCGGCAAGACCCGGCTGCCGGGCTTCACCGAGCCATGGACGAAGCAGCACCTTGGATCTGTCGGTTCTTTCCTAAAGGGCCGTGGAGTCAAACGCGATGATGTGCGCTCGTCTGGCATTCCATGTCTTCGGTACGGCGAACTCTATACAGCATTCAATGACTACACGTCATTTACAAATTCGTTCGTATCGCCGGACATTGCAGCCACCGCGCTACCCCTGAGGACCGGCGATCTTCTGTTTGCTGGATCCGGCGAGACCCGCGAAGAGATCGGGAAATGCGTGGCGTACATCGGACCCACCCCAGCAGTCGCGGGTGGCGATATTGTGGTGCTTCGCGGTGATGGATTCAACCCTGTCTATCTTGGCCTACTCGCCAATACTTCAGTCGTCGTCGAACAGAAATCCCGCGCTGGCCAAGGAGACGCCGTTGTCCACATCAGCAGTCGGGCACTCGCTGACATAGAGGTGGACCTTCCGCCTCGCGATGAGCAGGATGCAATCGCAGAGGTTGTCGTCGATGCCGATCGTGAAATCAGTTTGATTCGTGGCCGTTTAGCGAAAGCTAAGTCGATTAAGCAAGGAATGATGCAAGAACTCCTGACTGGTCGCACCCGGTTACGGATTATGGAGCCATCCGCGTGA
- a CDS encoding type I restriction-modification system subunit M, giving the protein MTSSTESGSTQGVRAVALKKSDLYSSLWKSCDELRGGMDASQYKDYILTMLFMKYVSDKAKTDSNSLIEVPAGGSFDDMVALKGNKEIGDKVNKIIAKLAEANGLQLVITMADFDDEEKLGKAKEMVDRLSKLITIFQELDFRGSRAEGDDLLGDAYEYLMRHFATESGKSKGQFYTPAEVSRVIAKLIGVTPDTPRSATVYDPTCGSGSLLLKVAAESRNGLTIYGQEKDNATWALSKMNMILHGNEIADIRKGDTITNPQFKSDDSLNTFDFIVANPPFSIKSWNNGLENEFGRFEFGTPPEKNGDYAFLLHILKSMKSTGKAAVILPHGVLFRGNAEAAIRKQLLKRGFIKGIIGLPSNLFYGTGIPACIIVLDKENAHSRTGVFMIDASKGFLKDGNKNRLRSQDMHKIVDVFTKQQEVEHYSRLVPLSEIGDDANDFNLNIPRYIDSSEPEDIQDLYAHLHGGIPKRDIDALSASWDAFPSLRQQLFKNTGREGYSELTVDISDVQQTILDSDEFAQFSDKARAEVATWYATHRAALESIDENTRPNDVVAELSDDLLARFKSTALLDEYAVYEQLMTYWHTTMHDDVFLVMNEGWLNAAKPRKTIEDKDRKITETPDLVVGAGRSAFKYKMDLIPPALIVNRYFAKERGYIDQLTAIEDEAARKIEEYTEEHAGEDGLLADAMDDGKISKALATARLKESRREHGNPEEIKALEHLIKLYESEVAARKLAKDAQFKLDSAVLTTYGKLTEQDVKQLVLDNKWQESIASGIAGEITKLTHHLVTRIKELGERYDETIGDLESELDELSTKVAKHLAEMGVN; this is encoded by the coding sequence ATGACAAGTTCAACCGAATCAGGATCAACACAAGGGGTACGGGCCGTGGCGCTTAAGAAATCGGATCTCTACAGCTCGCTCTGGAAAAGCTGCGACGAGCTGCGCGGAGGCATGGATGCATCTCAGTACAAGGACTACATCCTGACGATGCTTTTTATGAAGTATGTGTCCGACAAAGCGAAGACTGACTCCAACTCCCTGATTGAAGTGCCGGCTGGTGGCTCGTTTGACGACATGGTAGCGCTGAAGGGCAACAAGGAGATCGGCGACAAGGTCAACAAGATCATCGCCAAACTCGCAGAGGCCAACGGGCTTCAACTTGTCATCACAATGGCAGACTTCGATGACGAGGAAAAGCTCGGAAAAGCCAAAGAGATGGTGGACCGTCTCTCCAAGCTCATAACAATTTTCCAGGAGCTTGATTTCCGCGGTTCACGCGCCGAGGGTGACGACCTGCTCGGCGACGCATACGAATACCTCATGCGCCACTTCGCTACCGAGTCCGGTAAGTCCAAAGGCCAGTTCTACACCCCTGCCGAAGTCTCACGAGTTATTGCCAAGTTGATCGGCGTAACGCCGGACACCCCACGCTCGGCAACGGTGTATGACCCGACTTGTGGCTCAGGTTCGTTGCTGCTCAAGGTGGCAGCCGAATCACGTAATGGGCTCACTATCTACGGCCAGGAGAAGGACAACGCCACATGGGCGCTGTCCAAGATGAACATGATCCTGCACGGCAACGAGATCGCTGACATCCGCAAAGGGGATACGATCACCAACCCGCAGTTCAAATCGGATGACAGCCTAAACACTTTCGATTTCATCGTAGCTAACCCTCCGTTCTCCATCAAATCTTGGAACAACGGCTTAGAGAACGAATTCGGGCGCTTCGAATTTGGTACGCCACCTGAAAAGAATGGCGACTACGCGTTTCTGCTCCACATTCTGAAGTCGATGAAGAGCACTGGCAAAGCCGCTGTCATCCTTCCCCACGGCGTACTGTTCCGCGGCAACGCCGAAGCAGCCATCCGCAAGCAACTCCTTAAGCGTGGCTTCATCAAGGGCATTATCGGCCTACCTTCCAACCTGTTCTATGGCACCGGCATCCCGGCCTGCATCATCGTGCTCGACAAGGAAAACGCCCATAGCCGGACTGGCGTCTTCATGATCGACGCGTCCAAAGGTTTCCTGAAGGACGGCAACAAGAACCGCCTCCGCTCCCAGGACATGCACAAGATCGTCGATGTCTTCACCAAGCAGCAGGAAGTCGAGCACTATTCGCGTTTGGTGCCGCTATCTGAGATTGGCGACGACGCCAATGACTTCAACCTCAACATCCCGCGCTACATCGATTCCTCGGAACCTGAAGACATCCAGGACCTTTATGCTCATTTGCATGGCGGCATCCCGAAACGCGACATCGATGCCCTGAGCGCCAGCTGGGATGCGTTCCCGTCACTGCGACAGCAGCTATTCAAGAACACTGGACGCGAAGGATATAGCGAACTAACTGTCGACATCTCGGACGTACAGCAGACCATTCTGGATTCCGACGAATTTGCCCAATTCTCCGACAAAGCTCGCGCTGAGGTTGCCACGTGGTATGCGACTCACCGCGCGGCACTTGAATCGATCGACGAGAATACAAGACCCAACGATGTTGTCGCCGAACTGAGCGACGACTTGCTCGCTCGTTTCAAGAGCACGGCACTCTTGGATGAATATGCCGTCTATGAGCAACTCATGACGTACTGGCACACCACAATGCATGACGACGTCTTCCTGGTCATGAACGAGGGGTGGCTGAATGCGGCCAAGCCACGCAAGACCATCGAAGACAAAGACCGGAAAATTACCGAAACACCGGACCTTGTGGTCGGAGCGGGCCGGTCGGCGTTCAAATATAAGATGGACCTGATCCCGCCGGCTTTGATCGTGAACCGTTACTTCGCGAAGGAACGGGGCTATATTGACCAGCTGACTGCAATCGAGGACGAAGCAGCTCGCAAGATCGAGGAGTACACCGAAGAGCACGCAGGCGAAGATGGACTCCTTGCCGATGCCATGGACGATGGCAAGATTAGCAAGGCCCTAGCCACCGCACGGCTCAAAGAATCCAGACGTGAACACGGCAACCCGGAAGAAATCAAAGCCCTCGAACATCTGATCAAGCTCTATGAAAGTGAAGTGGCGGCTAGGAAGCTCGCCAAGGACGCTCAATTCAAACTGGACAGTGCTGTCCTTACCACTTATGGCAAACTCACCGAACAGGATGTGAAGCAGCTCGTTCTTGACAACAAGTGGCAGGAATCCATCGCCAGCGGCATCGCCGGTGAAATCACGAAGCTGACCCACCATCTTGTGACCCGAATCAAGGAACTCGGCGAACGGTACGACGAAACGATTGGCGATCTCGAATCCGAGCTTGATGAGCTAAGCACCAAGGTCGCGAAGCACCTGGCTGAGATGGGGGTCAACTGA